Genomic segment of Bacteroidota bacterium:
ATCCAGCACCTCGAATAGCAAGCGAGCGCGGTTCTCCACACTGCCCCCATAGGCATCGGTGCGCTGGTTGCTGATGTCCTCCAGAAACTGGTTAATCACGTAGCCATTGGCACCATGCACCTCCACGCCATCAAAACCAGCATCCTTGGCTAGTGCTGCCCCCTGCCGGAACTGAGCTATCAGCCCGGGTATCTCGCTTAGCTCTATGGCACGCGGCGCTACGCTCTTCTGCAGGCCCGTATAGGTATAGATGTCTATCTTGGGATCGATGGCCGAGGGGGCTATGGGAAGATCGCCATTGTGGAAGCTGGGGTGGCTCACTCGGCCCACATGCCACAGCTGGAGGAAGATCTTTCCACCCTTGGCATGCACGGCATCGGTTACTTTTTTCCACCCTGCCACCTGCGCGGCAGTATGGATGCCCGGTGTAAGGGGGTAGCCCACCCCCAGGGGGTGCACCTGGGTAGCCTCGGAGATAATAAGGCCAGAGCTGGCACGCTGGGCATAGTACTCAGCATTCAGATCCGTAGGTACCAGGCCCTCGCCAGCACGATTGCGGGTCATGGGCGCCATCGCTACTCGATTCTTCAGTTTCAGATCGCCCACCGTTATGGGCTGCAGAAGGGGTTGAACAGACATGCGTTTTGTTGAATTAAGTGAAACGTACAGGCAATACAAGCGGCACAGGCGAAAGGTTCTTTTTATGGAACAATTATTCCGTAAATTTATTTTGCCCGGTTCAGGCCAACGTCAGTGTCCGCCAATTCGGTACTTTTGTGCCATGTGTAAGGAAGGAGCCGCCTACTGGGATGCGCGCTATAGCGAGCAAGACACCCCCTGGGATGTGGGGGGCCCCAGTACGCCCCTGAAGACGTATATAGATGGGCTGACAGACAAGGAGATGCGCATCCTGCTACCA
This window contains:
- a CDS encoding alkene reductase, whose translation is MSVQPLLQPITVGDLKLKNRVAMAPMTRNRAGEGLVPTDLNAEYYAQRASSGLIISEATQVHPLGVGYPLTPGIHTAAQVAGWKKVTDAVHAKGGKIFLQLWHVGRVSHPSFHNGDLPIAPSAIDPKIDIYTYTGLQKSVAPRAIELSEIPGLIAQFRQGAALAKDAGFDGVEVHGANGYVINQFLEDISNQRTDAYGGSVENRARLLFEVLDAVKEIWPENRISVRLSPSGIFNTMGDSNPKALYSHVIERLNHYQLAFLHLMRPMVPIDGFPHLEKDPVATFGPLYQGTLMANAGYTRDEANEAIASGKVHLVSFGQAFLANPDLPQRFELGAPLNAADPSTFYGGDAKGYTDYATLKSQKAV